A window from Dehalobacter sp. DCA encodes these proteins:
- a CDS encoding DUF190 domain-containing protein, protein MVKISGQARRIRIYIGEASKYKGVSLYHTIVLKAKELGLAGATVFRGIEGFGANTRIKTSRILDLSNDLPIVIEVIDSAEYLQDFLLFLDEVVNEGLITIEDLEVMKYLPKK, encoded by the coding sequence ATGGTAAAAATATCTGGTCAGGCTAGAAGAATCCGTATCTATATTGGAGAAGCCAGTAAATATAAAGGAGTATCCCTTTATCACACAATTGTCTTAAAGGCCAAAGAGCTGGGCCTGGCTGGTGCAACTGTCTTCAGGGGAATTGAAGGATTCGGCGCCAATACGAGAATAAAAACGTCGAGAATACTGGACCTTTCCAATGACCTTCCGATTGTTATTGAAGTGATAGACAGCGCCGAATATCTGCAGGACTTTCTGCTTTTTTTGGACGAGGTCGTCAACGAAGGATTAATAACCATAGAAGATTTGGAAGTCATGAAATATTTGCCAAAAAAATAA